The window CAGCTGCTGGTGCGCACCCTCCACTCATGCAGTGTACGCTTCCCTGACATGGCAGCCAATGTCATTCCTGTGGTGAGTCTACCTATCTACCCTGTTCTCTCACACACCCTGAAATCAAACACAGCTAGGGTCATTCTGTCCTCTGTGATGTAATCTAAATGACATACGTGTGTCACTCAGCTGATGGAGTTCCTGAGTGACACTAACGAGGCAGCGGCGGCTGATGTGCTGGAGTTTGTGAGGGAGGCCATTCAGAGGTTCGACAACCTGAGGCCCCTCATCATCGAGAAGATGCTGGAAGTCTTCCATGCCATCAGGACTGTCAAGTAAGACCAAGACTGACAAGCTTGCATATGAATAGATAATCACAGGATGCTTTTGGAGAATTACTGTTTTTTTTATGCAGACATCCAATCTTTTAAACTGTGTTAGGATCTACAGAGGAGCGCTTTGGATCCTGGGAGAATACTGCAGCACTAAAGAGGACATTCAGAGTGTGATGACAGAAGTGCGCAGGTCGCTTGGAGAGGTATATGTGTGTGCTTATGGATTATTCATTCACTTTCAGCGCTCAATACCAGAGTGATACTTGATGCCAGTGGCTCATGTCTGTCCCTTTTTCAGATCCCCATAGTAGAGAACGAGATCAAGAAAGAGGCTGGGGAGGGGAAGCCGGAAGAAGAGGTGAGCGCAGCGCCAGCAGCCAAACTGGTGACAGAGATGGGCACCTACGTCACACAGAGCGCCCTCAGCTCCTCCCGACCCTCAAAGAAGGAAGAGGACAGGTAAAATAAATCACCTTTTGTGTCTAAAATACATCGTTTCTTAGCTTGCAGTGATTGTCTTTCAGAAGTGGATGATATGTCACTAAATGAAACTGTTGTCCCTTTCCCTGTAGGCCTCCTCTCAGGGGCTTCTTGATGGACGGAGACTTCTATGTGGCGGCCTCTTTAGCCACAACCCTGACCAAAGTGGCCCTACGATATGTCACCATAGTTCAAGACAAAAAGAGACAGAATGTAAGTATAGAACCTCTTATCTTCTGAAACGGTTGTGATTTAGGTGTCCATGTTCACTGTCCATTGAAAGTCATGAAGTGATTCTAATGCTCTCTATCACCGTCTCCCCTTCAGTCCTTTGTGGCTGAGTCTATGCTGATCATGGCCACCATCCTCCACTTGGGCAAGTCCTCTCTGCCCAAGAAGCCCATCACAGACGACGATGTGGACCGCATCTCGCTGTGTCTCAAGGTGCTGTCCGAGTGTTCGCCCCTCATGAACGACATCTTTAACAAGGAGTGCCGCAAGTCCCTGTCTCACATGCTCACTGTCAGGCTGGAGGAGGAGAAGCTATCTCAGAAGGTAAGGAGGAGCGCTGGCTGCTAGATTACTAGGCCATAGCTTCCAGTCCACTCTTCTCACTAAACCACTGCCTTCTCCCCGTTCAGTCAGCTATACTCTAGTTCTCCCTTCACCTGGCTGCCTATCCATTTGGACACTCCTCCTTACCTTCTGAGAAGCTATCTCAGAAGGTAAGGAGGCCTTTTTTGGATTGTACTGCTATGTGCTGATGGTGTTCTGTGCTCTTATCTACAGAAAGAGTCAGAGAAGCGGAACGTACTGGTGCAGGCAGACGACCCCATTTCCTTTATGCAACTGACGGCCAAGAACGAGACGTCCTCCAAGGAGGACCAATTCCAGCTCAGTTTACTGGCTGCCATGGGAACCACTCTTAAGAAGGAGGCTAACGACCCCATGGCCTCCAAACTCAACAAGGTACACCTACAAGGACCCAGTAGAGACACACACTGTTCTGTTACAGAATTACAAAATTGTGTGCTTGTGAAATCACacggtcatgtgcctttttggATAGTAGATGTGTGTGATATACCTCAAATTGCCAGCAGGTGGCTTTGTGTTTCCAATGTGACAGTGAGCCATAGCAACATAGAAATCAGTGTTTTCTAGGTCTGTTCCATAGGTACGACTATGAAAGAGGGAATGAATATAACAACATTTCTAGGTTCAGGCTATGGCATGGATTATCTCAGGATCCTATTCAGAAATGTACGTTTTCATCTTAGCTATTAGTGCTGTTGGTAGTTATTGACAGGTGCTCTGTTGTATAACAATAGGTTGGTGAGGACCATGTCATTCTGAGTGTATGTTGTATTGCAGGTTACCCAGCTGACTGGTTTCTCAGACCCAGTCTATGCTGAGGCCTATGTCCATGTCAACCAGTATGACATTGTGCTGGACGTGCTGGTCGTCAACCAAACCAACGACACCCTTCAGAATTGCACCCTGGAGCTGGCGACATTGGGTGAGGTTCTAGTCTGTAGTTCATATGACTATATGCAGAGTCATACAACCTTACTAAGGGTTGTTTCAGGTCAATTTCTCTTGTTTACCATAAGTGATGTATGTCTAATGCTGATATCAACCTTTCAATCCAACAGGTGACCTCAAGCTGGTTGAGAAGCCTTCTCCTCTCACTCTGGCACCCCATGACTTTGCCAACATCAAGGCTAACGTCAAAGTGGCGTCCACAGAGAATGGCATCATATTTGGCAACATAGGTAAGAGGATAACTTCTAACTTCTGTCAGAGTACTTGTCATGAATAATCTGATGGCCAGCCTCCACTCCATGTGTACGACATcagtttttctgtctgtctgtctcagtgtatGACATATCAGGAGCTGCCAGCGACAGGAACTGTGTGGTCCTTAGTGACATCCACATTGACATCATGGACTACATCCAGCCAGCCTCGTGCACAGACGCGGAGTTCAGACAGATGTGGGCCGAGTTTGAGTGGGAGAATAAGGTACTACCGTTAGATAAGAGAACTGTCCATATTtggttttgttttgttagtgtgttcaGTGGATGATCGTAATAACACTGTTTATTCTAGGTGACAGTGAACACCAACATTGCAGACCTGAACGAGTACCTCCACCACATCCTCAGCTCCACCAACATGAAGTGCCTGACCCCAGAGAAGGTACAGTCGTGGAATATTGCCGTTTGAACTACATCAATAGGACGATGATATGTAGAACAGAATACCTGGCAGATGGGAAGGCTAATGAGGGGAAGGTGTCAGAGCGTCTAACttttctgctgctgctgctaccttTTTTACAGTGTTCGGATTTGATTTCTAAATGGCTTTTATAATTATCTTATTGAATCAATCCGTTTGAAAATAAAAGGGCACCCTGCGAGATACAGGCAATATGTACCTATTTATTTTGTTTCAAGTTCTTCATCAAACCACTGATGGATTTAGACAGTTAAGATGAGCTCTCTTGTCATAGCCCTGTCTTCAGTAAACTCAGCACATTTCATACTCATACTACTGGGTCAAATAGATAGTAATGCATGTGATGCTCACTCACACAACCTTGTCTGTCCTTACAACCAGGCACTTTCTGGCTTCTGTGGCTTCATGGCTGCCAACCTGTATGCCCGCTCCATCTTCGGTGAAGACGCCCTGGCCAACGTCAGCATTGAGAAGCCCATCCACCTGGGTCCTGATGCCCCTGTCAACGGACACATCCGCATCCGGGCCAAGAGCCAGGTGAGAAACTCACTCCCCACTCAGATTACATCacaaaatgcaccctattccctatatagtgcactctttttgtaaataggttgccatttgggatgcagacgtAGTAATGATAGAATAATGCAAACATTGGGGAGGAATTGTTTATTAAAGTTTATACATTGCAAGTGACACTTCCCTTCTCTCTACAGGGTATGGCATTGAGTCTGGGTGACAAGATCAACCTTTCCCAGAAAAAAACATCTGTATAAAGTCAACTGAAAACCAGCAGTCCAACTGAGAACTCCACATCACTGGACAAGATTCATCTGCAAAGAAATGTGCTTTCTGCTAGTCCTCTCTAGTCTCGTCTGTCTCTGACCATAAAGCGCTACAATATTTTTTTGATGGCCATTTTGATTAAGTATTGTTCTATGTGTGTATGAGAAATGGTTTTACACCTCCTGTGTCAGGACGAAACTCCCTCTTATTGTCCTCCAAGTGATATCCCTGGCCTttctttcattttcaataaacatGACATATATAACAAAACATACTCCCAACATTTGTCAGACGATGGGCTGTTTGCGTGTTCAGTCGTTCTTTACTCACACTAAAGGAAAAACTTCTGATCCACAATCCCTTAACTACGACGTTGCCAAAAGTTATGACAGTAAAGTGAAATGCAATGTCATAGACTAAATCCTGAAATATGGATGCAGTTTGAATTCACATTCCATCCACTACGGCTGTGTTTACATAGGCAGCCTAATTCTTATGTTTGTGAATGCTCAATgatctgaattgggctgcctgtgaatAAGCAGCTTAGATGATCTCATGTCCCATTATTGTCTTTATACTACAGATAATGACTCATCGAAGTGGTTATTGTATCAGATGCATGCAAATTCCTTGAAAGTAAAATTTAGTTAAAGGTTTGTGGGAAAAAGTTATTGCTTCTGTAAATTGCAAGTAATTGCATCAATGAAGTGAAAATGTATGTTTGTGCCAGGTCCCAAATTTCAAGTCATAGAAATGTGGAGTGAACACAATCAACGTGCTGTGTGAGATCAGTCTTTGCCATGTATTGAAATGGTGAAAGATCAGCATCAAATCCAAATCCCTTGTCAATTTCTAATCAGTCACAGTCACATACATTTACATTGCTTTGACTGCCTTTCCCACCTCACCGTTATATAAAACTTCTCCACTTGAATAGACACTCAAAATTTCCCTTGCTTCTTGGAAAGGAAATTACATCACATTTTGCCTTGTATGGAAAGATTTCGAATGTGAGCACTTCACGCACGTCTTCTGAATGTGATAACCAAATTTCCATTCAATTCTCATATTGATGATGATTGCTTGTAAGAAAAGAGTTTGAAAAACACGATTTTAGGACTATAGTGAAGAGTTCAG is drawn from Salvelinus fontinalis isolate EN_2023a chromosome 4, ASM2944872v1, whole genome shotgun sequence and contains these coding sequences:
- the LOC129854405 gene encoding coatomer subunit beta-like, coding for MTAAENVCYTLINVPNDSEPPSEVSLKADLEKGEIKAKTEALKKVIIMILNGEKLPGLLMTIIRFVLPLQDHTIKKLLLVFWEIVPKTTPDGKLLQEMILVCDAYRKDLQHPNEFIRGSTLRFLCKLKESELLEPLMPAIRACLEHRHSYVRRNAVLAIYTIYRNFENLIPDAPELIHDFLVNEKDASCKRNAFMMLIHADQDRALDYLSTCIDQVHTFGDILQLVIVELIYKVCHANPSERARFIRCIYNLLQSSSPAVKYEAAGTLVTLSSAPTAIKAAAQCYIDLIIKESDNNVKLIVLDRLIELKEHPTHERVLQDLVMDILRVLSTPDLEVRKKTLQLALDLVSSRNVEELVIVLKKEVIKTNNVTEHEDTDKFRQLLVRTLHSCSVRFPDMAANVIPVLMEFLSDTNEAAAADVLEFVREAIQRFDNLRPLIIEKMLEVFHAIRTVKIYRGALWILGEYCSTKEDIQSVMTEVRRSLGEIPIVENEIKKEAGEGKPEEEVSAAPAAKLVTEMGTYVTQSALSSSRPSKKEEDRPPLRGFLMDGDFYVAASLATTLTKVALRYVTIVQDKKRQNSFVAESMLIMATILHLGKSSLPKKPITDDDVDRISLCLKVLSECSPLMNDIFNKECRKSLSHMLTVRLEEEKLSQKKESEKRNVLVQADDPISFMQLTAKNETSSKEDQFQLSLLAAMGTTLKKEANDPMASKLNKVTQLTGFSDPVYAEAYVHVNQYDIVLDVLVVNQTNDTLQNCTLELATLGDLKLVEKPSPLTLAPHDFANIKANVKVASTENGIIFGNIVYDISGAASDRNCVVLSDIHIDIMDYIQPASCTDAEFRQMWAEFEWENKVTVNTNIADLNEYLHHILSSTNMKCLTPEKALSGFCGFMAANLYARSIFGEDALANVSIEKPIHLGPDAPVNGHIRIRAKSQGMALSLGDKINLSQKKTSV